A genomic window from Serratia liquefaciens includes:
- a CDS encoding TIGR01777 family oxidoreductase, producing MRVLITGATGLIGSSLTQRLLGLSHQVTVLSRNLPRARERFGEQVSYWSTLQDQPSLDGFDAVINLAGEPIADKRWSKAQKERLCHSRWDLTEQLVKLINAGSTPPSVLISGSATGYYGDQGQAVVTEDEAPHDEFTHQLCQRWESLALQAQSDATRVCLLRTGVVLAAKGGALAKMLPPFRFGLGGPIGSGRQYLPWIHLDDMVNGIIYLLDHQTLQGPFNMVAPYPVHNEQFAAQLANVLDRPAFLRVPAFALQLLMGEAAVLVLGGQRAVPKRLEEAGFSFRFLELEQALDDVINQRDSVR from the coding sequence ATGCGAGTCCTGATAACCGGCGCCACAGGATTGATAGGGAGCAGCCTGACGCAGCGGCTGTTGGGCCTTTCTCACCAGGTTACGGTACTGAGCCGTAACCTGCCCCGCGCTCGTGAACGCTTCGGTGAGCAGGTCAGCTACTGGTCAACGTTGCAGGATCAGCCTTCGCTCGATGGCTTTGACGCGGTGATCAACCTGGCCGGCGAGCCGATCGCAGACAAGCGCTGGAGCAAAGCGCAGAAAGAGCGCCTGTGCCACAGCCGCTGGGATCTGACCGAACAGTTGGTGAAACTGATTAACGCCGGCAGTACCCCGCCCAGCGTGCTGATTTCCGGTTCCGCGACCGGTTACTACGGCGATCAGGGGCAGGCGGTCGTCACCGAAGACGAAGCGCCGCATGACGAATTCACCCATCAACTCTGTCAGCGTTGGGAATCTCTGGCGCTACAGGCGCAAAGCGACGCGACCCGCGTCTGCCTGCTGCGCACCGGCGTAGTGCTGGCGGCAAAAGGCGGCGCGCTGGCGAAGATGCTGCCGCCGTTTCGCTTCGGGCTGGGCGGGCCCATCGGCAGCGGCCGTCAATACCTGCCGTGGATCCACCTGGACGACATGGTCAATGGCATTATCTATTTGCTGGATCACCAGACCCTGCAAGGCCCTTTCAATATGGTCGCCCCTTATCCGGTCCACAACGAGCAGTTTGCCGCTCAGTTGGCCAACGTGCTCGATCGGCCGGCATTTTTACGCGTCCCGGCATTCGCCCTGCAATTATTGATGGGGGAAGCGGCGGTATTGGTCTTGGGCGGGCAACGTGCGGTGCCGAAAAGGCTGGAAGAGGCAGGCTTCAGCTTCCGCTTTCTGGAGCTGGAGCAGGCGCTGGATGATGTGATCAATCAGCGGGACTCCGTGCGCTGA
- the hisP gene encoding histidine ABC transporter ATP-binding protein HisP: MSENKLAVTELHKRYGEHEVLKGVSLAANAGDVISIIGSSGSGKSTFLRCINFLEKPSEGSISLNNEDIRMVRDKDGQLKVFDKKQLQLLRTRLTMVFQHFNLWSHMTVLENVMEAPVQVLGLSKTEARERAIRYLDKVGIDERARGKYPVHLSGGQQQRVSIARALAMEPEVLLFDEPTSALDPELVGEVLRIMQKLAEEGKTMVVVTHEMEFARHVSSHVIFLHKGLIEEQGPPAELFGNPKSPRLQQFLSGALK; encoded by the coding sequence ATGTCTGAGAATAAATTAGCCGTCACCGAACTGCATAAGCGCTATGGCGAACACGAAGTGTTGAAGGGCGTATCGCTGGCGGCCAACGCAGGGGACGTGATTAGCATCATCGGTTCTTCCGGTTCCGGCAAAAGCACCTTTTTGCGCTGCATTAACTTCCTGGAAAAGCCGAGTGAAGGGTCCATTAGCCTGAACAATGAAGATATCCGCATGGTGCGCGACAAGGACGGGCAGCTTAAGGTGTTCGACAAGAAACAGCTGCAGCTGCTGCGTACCCGCCTGACCATGGTGTTCCAGCACTTCAACCTGTGGAGCCACATGACCGTGCTGGAGAACGTGATGGAAGCGCCAGTGCAGGTGCTGGGGTTGAGCAAGACCGAGGCGCGTGAGCGTGCGATACGCTATCTGGATAAGGTCGGCATCGACGAACGTGCCCGCGGCAAATACCCGGTGCACCTGTCCGGCGGGCAGCAGCAGCGCGTGTCGATCGCCCGGGCGTTAGCGATGGAGCCGGAAGTTTTGCTGTTTGATGAACCGACGTCGGCGCTGGATCCGGAGCTGGTAGGTGAAGTGCTGCGCATCATGCAGAAGCTGGCGGAAGAGGGGAAAACCATGGTGGTGGTGACGCACGAGATGGAGTTTGCTCGCCACGTGTCCAGCCACGTGATTTTCCTGCACAAAGGGTTGATCGAAGAGCAGGGGCCACCGGCCGAACTGTTTGGCAATCCGAAAAGCCCGCGTCTGCAGCAGTTTCTTTCCGGCGCTTTAAAATAA
- a CDS encoding ABC transporter permease produces the protein MIEILQQYWQSLLWSDGYRFTGVAVTLWLLISSVVMGGLLAIPMAVARVSPIRWVRFPVWLYTYIFRGTPLYVQLLVFYSGMYSLEIVRGTDFLNAFFRSGLNCTILALTLNTCAYTTEIFAGAIRAVPHGEIEAGNAYGFSRFKMYRCIILPSALRTALPAYSNEVILMLHSTALAFTATVPDLLKIARDINAATYQPFYAFGIAAVLYLIISYGLISLFRKAEKRWMAHVNH, from the coding sequence ATGATCGAAATCTTGCAACAGTACTGGCAGTCGTTGTTGTGGAGCGACGGTTATCGCTTTACCGGCGTGGCGGTCACGCTGTGGTTGCTGATCTCCTCGGTGGTGATGGGCGGCTTGCTGGCGATCCCGATGGCGGTGGCACGCGTTTCCCCCATCAGATGGGTGCGCTTCCCGGTATGGCTGTATACCTACATATTCCGCGGCACGCCGTTGTATGTGCAATTGCTGGTGTTCTACTCCGGCATGTACAGCCTGGAAATCGTGCGGGGCACGGACTTTCTCAACGCCTTCTTCCGCAGCGGGCTCAATTGCACCATTTTGGCGCTGACGCTGAACACCTGCGCCTATACCACCGAGATCTTTGCCGGGGCTATTCGCGCGGTTCCGCACGGTGAAATCGAGGCAGGCAATGCCTACGGTTTTTCGCGCTTTAAAATGTATCGCTGCATCATTTTGCCTTCCGCGCTGCGCACCGCTTTGCCGGCCTACAGCAACGAAGTGATCCTGATGCTGCACTCCACCGCGCTGGCGTTTACCGCCACCGTGCCGGATCTGCTGAAAATAGCGCGTGATATCAATGCGGCGACCTATCAACCGTTTTATGCCTTCGGCATTGCGGCCGTGCTGTATCTGATCATCTCTTACGGGTTAATCAGCCTGTTCCGCAAGGCGGAAAAGCGCTGGATGGCACACGTTAATCACTGA
- a CDS encoding histidine ABC transporter permease HisQ, with amino-acid sequence MLQGYSQLIFEGALVTLELALSSVLLAVVIGLIGAGGKLSHSRLLSTLFGAYTTLIRGVPDLVLMLLIFYGLQIALNNITELLGFSQIDIDPLSAGIITLGFIYGAYFTETFRGAFLAVPKGQIEAATAYGFSGSQIFRRILFPSMMRFALPGIGNNWQVILKATALVSILGLNDVVKATQLAGKGTYQPFFFAIVAGVVYLVFTTLSNGVLLWLERRYSLGVRRAEL; translated from the coding sequence ATGCTGCAAGGCTACTCCCAATTGATATTTGAGGGCGCTTTGGTGACGCTGGAGCTGGCCCTCAGTTCCGTACTGCTGGCGGTGGTGATTGGTTTGATCGGCGCCGGCGGCAAGCTTTCCCATAGCCGCCTGCTTTCCACGCTGTTTGGCGCTTATACCACGCTGATCCGTGGCGTACCCGATCTGGTACTGATGCTGCTGATTTTCTATGGCCTGCAAATTGCACTTAACAACATCACCGAACTGCTTGGTTTTTCGCAAATCGATATTGATCCGCTCAGCGCGGGGATCATCACCCTCGGGTTTATCTACGGCGCCTATTTCACCGAGACTTTTCGCGGGGCCTTTCTGGCGGTGCCGAAAGGGCAGATCGAAGCGGCCACTGCCTACGGCTTTTCCGGCTCCCAGATTTTCCGCCGCATTCTGTTCCCTTCGATGATGCGTTTTGCCCTGCCGGGCATCGGCAATAACTGGCAGGTGATCCTGAAGGCGACGGCGCTGGTGTCGATCCTGGGCCTGAACGACGTGGTGAAGGCCACTCAGCTGGCCGGAAAAGGCACCTACCAGCCGTTCTTCTTCGCGATCGTGGCCGGGGTGGTTTATCTGGTGTTCACCACCCTGTCCAATGGCGTGCTGTTGTGGCTTGAACGGCGTTATTCCCTCGGCGTTCGGAGGGCTGAGCTATGA
- the hisJ gene encoding histidine ABC transporter substrate-binding protein HisJ — protein sequence MKMLVKVLPLVLALSAASSAFAAVPSTLKIGTDPTYAPFESKNAKGELVGFDIDLAKELCKRINTQCTFVESDFDALIPSLKAKKIDAIISSLSITEKRQQEIAFTDKLYAANARLIAPKGSKLLPTVDALKGKSVGVLQGTTQEAYANAMWQPKGITVVPYQNQDLVYADLASGRIDAAFQDEVAGSDGFLKQPPGKDYAFAGESVKDDKFFGVGTGMGLRKTDTELKAALDKAFAEMRKDGTYDKFAKKYFDFDVYGG from the coding sequence ATGAAAATGCTGGTTAAGGTTCTTCCTTTAGTCTTGGCTTTAAGCGCGGCAAGCAGCGCATTTGCCGCCGTACCATCGACCTTGAAGATAGGTACCGATCCGACTTATGCACCCTTTGAGTCCAAAAATGCCAAAGGTGAGCTGGTCGGCTTTGATATCGATCTGGCCAAAGAGCTGTGCAAACGCATAAATACCCAATGTACCTTTGTGGAAAGCGATTTTGACGCGCTGATCCCTTCTCTGAAGGCGAAGAAAATTGACGCCATCATCTCCTCTTTGTCGATCACCGAAAAACGCCAGCAGGAAATTGCCTTTACCGACAAGCTGTATGCCGCTAACGCCCGCTTGATCGCGCCGAAAGGGTCGAAACTGTTGCCTACCGTGGATGCGCTGAAAGGCAAGAGCGTCGGCGTGCTGCAGGGCACCACCCAGGAAGCCTATGCCAACGCCATGTGGCAGCCGAAGGGCATCACCGTTGTGCCTTATCAGAACCAGGATCTGGTGTACGCCGACCTGGCATCCGGCCGTATCGACGCCGCCTTCCAGGATGAAGTGGCGGGGAGCGATGGCTTCCTGAAACAGCCTCCAGGCAAGGATTACGCTTTCGCCGGCGAATCGGTGAAGGATGACAAATTCTTTGGCGTAGGCACCGGCATGGGCCTGCGCAAGACCGATACCGAGCTCAAGGCGGCGCTGGATAAGGCCTTTGCCGAAATGCGCAAAGACGGCACCTACGACAAGTTTGCGAAGAAATACTTCGACTTTGACGTCTACGGCGGTTAA
- a CDS encoding UbiX family flavin prenyltransferase — MKRIIIGISGASGAIYGVRLLQVLRDVAEVETHLVMSNAARQTLSLETTLSLREVQALADVVHDSRDIGASISSGSFKTIGMVILPCSIKTLSGIANSYSDGLLTRAADVVLKERRRLVLCVRETPLHVGHLRLMTQAAEMGAVIMPPVPAFYHRPESVEDIIDQTVNRVVDQFDIELPEDLFTRWQGAN, encoded by the coding sequence ATGAAACGAATCATCATCGGTATTTCCGGCGCCAGCGGCGCTATCTACGGCGTGCGCCTGCTGCAGGTATTGCGTGACGTCGCAGAGGTGGAAACCCATTTGGTGATGAGTAATGCGGCACGACAAACGCTGTCGCTGGAAACCACGCTCAGCCTGCGCGAAGTGCAGGCGCTGGCCGATGTGGTACATGACTCGCGCGATATTGGCGCCAGTATCTCTTCCGGATCGTTCAAAACTATCGGTATGGTGATTTTACCCTGCTCAATCAAAACATTGTCCGGTATCGCCAACAGCTACAGCGATGGTCTGCTGACGCGTGCCGCTGACGTTGTGCTGAAAGAGCGTCGCCGGTTGGTGCTGTGCGTGCGTGAAACCCCGCTGCACGTGGGCCACCTGCGCCTGATGACTCAAGCGGCAGAAATGGGGGCCGTCATTATGCCGCCGGTGCCGGCGTTTTATCACCGCCCCGAAAGCGTAGAAGACATCATCGATCAAACCGTGAACCGGGTGGTCGATCAGTTCGATATTGAATTACCCGAAGATTTATTTACCCGCTGGCAAGGTGCCAATTAA
- the purF gene encoding amidophosphoribosyltransferase, whose translation MCGIVGIAGFMPVNQSIYDALTVLQHRGQDAAGIVTIDAHNGFRLRKANGLVKDVFEARHMQRLQGNMGIGHVRYPTAGSSSASEAQPFYVNSPFGITLAHNGNLTNAHELRQTLFESGRRHVNTTSDSEILLNVLASELDRFQHYPLESDNVFTAVAAMHQQLRGAYACVAMIIGHGLLAFRDPNGIRPLVIGKRTLEDGRNEYMVASESVALDTLGFEFLRDVAPGEAVYITDKGQLFTRQCAENPKTNPCLFEYVYFARPDSFMDKISVYSARVRMGQKLGEKIAREWEDLDIDVVIPIPETSCDIALEIARILDKPYRQGFVKNRYVGRTFIMPGQQARRQSVRRKLNANRAEFRDKNVLLVDDSIVRGTTSEQIVEMARDAGAKRVYLASAAPEIRFPNVYGIDMPSANELIAHGREVDEIRQIIGADGLIFQNLDDLIEAVREENPDITQFECSVFNGIYVTKDVDQSYLEYLESLRNDDAKEMRSQTEAENLEMHNEG comes from the coding sequence ATGTGCGGTATTGTCGGTATCGCCGGTTTTATGCCGGTAAACCAGTCGATTTATGATGCGTTGACGGTGCTACAGCACCGTGGCCAGGATGCCGCAGGCATCGTCACCATTGATGCCCATAACGGGTTCCGTCTGCGTAAGGCGAACGGTCTGGTGAAGGATGTGTTCGAGGCACGCCATATGCAGCGCTTGCAGGGCAACATGGGTATTGGCCATGTGCGCTACCCGACGGCTGGCAGCTCCAGTGCCTCAGAGGCTCAACCTTTCTATGTAAACTCGCCGTTCGGCATTACGCTGGCACACAACGGCAACCTGACCAACGCCCATGAACTGCGCCAAACGCTGTTTGAAAGCGGTCGTCGCCATGTCAACACCACCTCCGATTCCGAGATTTTGCTGAACGTGCTGGCCAGCGAGCTGGACCGTTTCCAACACTATCCGCTGGAGTCCGACAACGTTTTCACCGCCGTTGCCGCCATGCATCAGCAGCTGCGCGGCGCTTACGCCTGCGTCGCGATGATCATCGGCCATGGCCTGCTGGCGTTCCGTGACCCTAACGGCATCCGTCCGCTGGTGATTGGCAAACGCACGCTTGAAGATGGCCGCAATGAGTACATGGTGGCTTCCGAGAGCGTAGCTTTGGACACGCTGGGCTTCGAGTTCCTGCGCGATGTAGCGCCGGGCGAAGCGGTGTACATCACCGACAAGGGCCAACTGTTCACTCGTCAGTGTGCAGAGAACCCAAAAACCAACCCGTGCCTGTTCGAATACGTTTACTTCGCCCGTCCAGACTCCTTTATGGACAAGATTTCGGTCTACAGCGCTCGCGTGCGCATGGGGCAGAAGCTGGGTGAGAAAATTGCCCGCGAATGGGAAGATTTGGACATCGACGTGGTGATCCCGATCCCGGAAACCTCCTGTGATATCGCGTTGGAAATCGCCCGTATCCTGGACAAGCCGTACCGTCAGGGCTTTGTGAAGAACCGCTATGTCGGCCGTACCTTCATCATGCCGGGCCAGCAGGCGCGTCGCCAATCGGTACGCCGCAAGCTGAATGCCAACCGCGCCGAATTCCGTGACAAGAACGTGCTGCTGGTGGACGATTCCATCGTGCGTGGCACCACGTCTGAACAGATCGTGGAAATGGCGCGCGACGCCGGGGCGAAACGTGTTTATCTGGCTTCCGCAGCGCCGGAGATTCGCTTCCCTAACGTGTACGGCATCGACATGCCAAGCGCCAACGAACTGATTGCCCACGGTCGTGAAGTGGATGAAATCCGTCAGATCATCGGCGCCGACGGTTTGATTTTCCAGAATCTGGACGATCTGATTGAAGCGGTGCGTGAAGAGAACCCGGACATCACCCAGTTCGAATGCTCGGTATTCAACGGTATCTACGTCACCAAAGACGTCGACCAGAGCTACCTCGAGTATCTGGAATCGCTGCGCAATGACGACGCCAAAGAAATGCGTAGCCAGACCGAAGCGGAAAATCTGGAAATGCACAACGAAGGTTAA
- the cvpA gene encoding colicin V production protein produces the protein MVWIDYVIIAVIGFSALVSLIRGFVREALSLVTWGCAFFVASHFYSYLAVYFTRFEDELVRNGIAIAILFIATLIVGAIVNYVISSLVEKTGLSGTDRVLGVCFGALRGVLIVSAILFFLDTFTGFSQSADWKQSQLIPQFSYIIRWFFDYLQSTSSFLPTHLPGR, from the coding sequence ATGGTCTGGATTGATTACGTCATTATAGCGGTGATTGGATTTTCGGCTCTGGTGAGCCTGATCCGAGGGTTTGTTCGCGAAGCATTGTCACTTGTGACATGGGGATGTGCGTTTTTTGTTGCCAGCCATTTCTACTCTTACCTTGCGGTCTACTTCACTCGTTTTGAAGATGAACTGGTGCGAAACGGCATCGCGATTGCCATCTTGTTTATCGCGACCCTGATCGTAGGAGCTATTGTTAACTATGTGATTAGCTCACTGGTAGAGAAAACCGGGTTATCAGGCACCGACCGGGTGCTGGGCGTCTGTTTCGGCGCACTGCGCGGCGTGTTAATCGTTTCGGCGATACTGTTTTTCCTGGATACCTTTACCGGCTTTTCGCAAAGCGCAGACTGGAAACAGTCGCAGCTCATTCCCCAGTTCAGTTACATCATCAGGTGGTTCTTTGACTACCTGCAGAGCACGTCGAGTTTCTTACCGACCCATTTACCGGGGCGGTAG
- the dedD gene encoding cell division protein DedD, whose protein sequence is MASKFQNRLVGTVILVALGVIILPGLLDGKKKHYEDEFAAIPLVPKAGDVEENDVVPPVSQTLPAQPPEGAGAMVEQQAANEAATQQAIRQPAQQPTQVTPPPVETRPVQQPKPKPVETKPVEVKPKPVQQPKPVEVKPVVKPEPKPEPKPEPTPAPKPEPAPVQKPAEEKAPAGQAYVVQLGALKNAAKVNEVVASLRLSGYRAFTVPSTPVQGQITRIYVGPDASKQKLQSSLPALNSISGLSGQVKPYGVR, encoded by the coding sequence GTGGCAAGTAAATTTCAAAACCGATTGGTCGGTACCGTCATTTTGGTTGCGCTGGGGGTGATTATCCTGCCAGGGCTGCTGGACGGTAAAAAGAAACATTATGAGGACGAGTTCGCCGCCATCCCTTTGGTGCCGAAGGCCGGTGATGTGGAAGAAAACGACGTGGTGCCGCCGGTAAGCCAGACGCTGCCGGCCCAACCGCCGGAAGGCGCGGGCGCGATGGTGGAGCAGCAGGCTGCCAATGAAGCGGCGACGCAACAGGCCATCCGCCAGCCGGCTCAGCAGCCGACCCAGGTTACGCCGCCGCCGGTTGAAACCCGACCGGTACAGCAGCCGAAACCGAAACCGGTTGAGACCAAGCCGGTGGAAGTGAAGCCAAAACCGGTGCAGCAGCCGAAACCGGTGGAAGTGAAGCCGGTGGTGAAACCTGAACCTAAGCCAGAGCCGAAACCGGAGCCTACGCCGGCACCGAAGCCTGAACCTGCACCGGTGCAGAAACCGGCGGAAGAGAAAGCGCCGGCAGGGCAGGCCTATGTGGTGCAGCTCGGGGCGCTGAAGAACGCCGCCAAGGTCAATGAGGTGGTGGCGTCGCTGAGGCTGTCCGGCTATCGCGCCTTTACCGTGCCTTCAACGCCGGTACAGGGGCAGATCACCCGGATTTATGTCGGGCCAGACGCCTCGAAACAGAAACTGCAGTCTTCGCTGCCCGCGCTGAACTCCATCAGCGGCTTGAGTGGTCAGGTGAAGCCGTACGGCGTACGTTAA
- the folC gene encoding bifunctional tetrahydrofolate synthase/dihydrofolate synthase yields the protein MQNHQIPQATSPLSSWLFYLERLHSQAIELGLERVQRVAAHLDLLTPAPTVFTVAGTNGKGTTCKTLEAILMAAGLRVGVYSSPHLVRYTERVRIQGDELSEAEHSRSFAYIEAGRGETSLTYFEFGTLSALQLFKQAKLDVVILEVGLGGRLDATNIVDPSVAVVTSIALDHTDWLGSDRESIGREKAGIFRGGKPAVVGEPDMPATIQQVAETLGAQLYRRGDAWTFSEQGERWQWEGGGTLLTDLPMPNVPLANAATALAALHFSALEIDERAIFTGLQQATLPGRFQIVRRDPMLILDVAHNPHAAGYLAGRLATLPRNGGKVRAVVGMLSDKDIAGTLACLNEQVDEWYCAPLEGPRGASAEQLAQHLTEPRQFADVETAWRQAMQDADIQDIVIVCGSFHTVAQVMAALDEMRGV from the coding sequence ATGCAAAACCACCAAATTCCCCAAGCCACGTCGCCATTGAGCTCGTGGCTTTTCTATCTTGAGCGTCTGCACAGCCAGGCGATCGAACTCGGTCTGGAACGCGTACAGCGCGTTGCAGCGCATCTTGATTTACTCACCCCTGCACCGACGGTGTTTACCGTTGCCGGTACCAATGGCAAAGGCACCACCTGCAAAACGTTAGAAGCAATCCTGATGGCGGCCGGTCTGCGCGTCGGCGTTTATAGCTCGCCGCACCTGGTGCGTTACACCGAGCGTGTACGCATTCAAGGCGATGAGCTGAGTGAGGCCGAACACAGCCGTTCGTTCGCCTATATTGAAGCGGGCCGGGGCGAAACCTCGCTGACTTATTTCGAATTTGGCACTCTATCGGCGTTGCAACTGTTCAAACAGGCTAAGCTTGACGTGGTGATCCTGGAAGTGGGCCTGGGCGGACGCCTGGACGCAACCAATATCGTCGATCCGAGCGTGGCGGTGGTGACCAGCATCGCGCTGGATCATACCGACTGGCTGGGCAGCGATCGCGAAAGCATTGGCCGCGAAAAGGCCGGTATTTTCCGTGGCGGTAAGCCTGCGGTGGTGGGCGAGCCGGATATGCCGGCGACCATCCAGCAGGTGGCCGAAACGCTGGGCGCGCAGCTGTATCGTCGCGGTGACGCCTGGACCTTCAGCGAACAGGGCGAACGCTGGCAGTGGGAGGGCGGTGGCACCTTGCTGACCGACTTGCCGATGCCAAACGTGCCGCTGGCCAATGCCGCAACGGCGCTGGCGGCGCTGCATTTTTCTGCGTTGGAAATCGATGAGCGCGCGATCTTCACCGGCTTGCAGCAGGCGACGCTGCCCGGGCGCTTCCAGATTGTGCGCCGCGATCCGATGTTGATCCTCGATGTCGCGCATAACCCACACGCCGCCGGTTATCTGGCTGGGCGTCTGGCGACGCTGCCGCGGAATGGCGGTAAAGTGCGCGCGGTGGTGGGCATGCTGTCGGACAAAGACATCGCCGGTACGCTGGCCTGTCTGAATGAGCAGGTCGATGAGTGGTATTGTGCGCCGCTGGAAGGGCCGCGCGGTGCCAGCGCCGAGCAGTTGGCGCAACATTTGACGGAACCGCGGCAGTTCGCCGATGTCGAAACTGCCTGGCGTCAGGCTATGCAGGACGCTGATATTCAGGATATTGTGATCGTCTGTGGATCGTTCCACACCGTTGCACAGGTAATGGCGGCGTTAGACGAGATGCGGGGAGTGTGA
- the accD gene encoding acetyl-CoA carboxylase, carboxyltransferase subunit beta, with translation MSWIERILNKSNITQTRKASIPEGVWTKCDSCGQVLYRAELERNLEVCPKCDHHMRMTARMRLHTLLDEGSEVELGSELEPKDVLKFKDSKKYKDRLVAAQKATGEKDALVVMKGTLYGMPIVAASFEFAFIGGSMSSVVGARFVRAVEQALEDNCPLVCFSASGGARMQEALMSLMQMAKTSAALAKLQERGLPYISVLTDPTMGGVSASLAMLGDINIAEPKALIGFAGPRVIEQTVREKLPPGFQRSEFLIEKGAIDMIVRRPEMRQTLASILSKLTNQPQPHFDEVAPVSEQESQADA, from the coding sequence ATGAGCTGGATTGAACGAATTCTTAACAAGAGCAATATTACCCAAACCCGTAAGGCGAGCATTCCTGAAGGGGTTTGGACCAAATGCGATAGCTGCGGCCAGGTTCTCTACCGCGCCGAGCTGGAGCGTAATCTGGAAGTGTGCCCGAAATGCGACCACCATATGCGCATGACTGCGCGTATGCGTCTGCATACCCTGCTTGATGAAGGCAGTGAAGTGGAGCTGGGCAGCGAACTGGAGCCGAAAGACGTTCTGAAGTTCAAGGATTCCAAGAAGTATAAGGATCGCCTGGTTGCCGCGCAGAAAGCGACCGGTGAAAAAGACGCATTGGTAGTGATGAAGGGCACGCTGTACGGCATGCCGATTGTCGCAGCTTCGTTTGAGTTTGCCTTCATCGGCGGCTCCATGTCGTCCGTGGTCGGCGCGCGTTTTGTTCGTGCGGTTGAGCAGGCGCTGGAAGACAACTGTCCTCTGGTGTGCTTCTCTGCCAGCGGCGGTGCCCGTATGCAAGAAGCGCTGATGTCGCTGATGCAGATGGCGAAAACCAGCGCAGCGTTGGCAAAATTGCAGGAACGCGGTCTGCCGTATATTTCGGTGCTGACTGACCCGACCATGGGGGGCGTCTCCGCCAGTCTGGCCATGCTGGGCGATATCAATATCGCCGAACCGAAAGCGCTGATCGGCTTTGCCGGCCCACGCGTTATCGAGCAGACGGTGCGTGAGAAACTGCCGCCGGGCTTCCAGCGCAGTGAGTTCCTGATTGAAAAAGGTGCGATCGACATGATCGTGCGTCGCCCGGAAATGCGCCAGACGTTGGCGAGTATCCTTTCCAAGCTGACCAACCAGCCGCAGCCGCATTTCGATGAGGTAGCGCCGGTGTCCGAGCAGGAAAGTCAGGCCGACGCCTGA
- a CDS encoding DedA family protein, producing the protein MDIIKFVIDFILHIDVHLAELVAQYGMWVYGILFLILFCETGLVVTPFLPGDSLLFVAGALAALPTNDLNVHTMVALMIGAAILGDAVNYTIGRLFGEKLFSNPNSKIFRRSYLDKTHQFYEKHGGKTIILARFVPIVRTFAPFVAGMGHMSYRHFAAYNVIGALVWVLLFTYAGYLFGDLPIVQENLKLLIVAIIIVSILPGIIEIWRHKRAAARQQKQ; encoded by the coding sequence ATGGACATCATCAAGTTTGTGATTGATTTTATTCTGCATATTGACGTGCATCTGGCCGAGCTGGTGGCGCAATACGGTATGTGGGTGTACGGTATTTTGTTCCTGATCCTGTTTTGTGAAACCGGCCTGGTGGTGACGCCTTTCCTGCCGGGGGATTCTCTGCTGTTTGTTGCAGGAGCGCTGGCGGCCTTGCCGACCAACGATCTGAATGTGCATACCATGGTGGCGTTGATGATCGGCGCGGCAATCCTCGGGGACGCGGTGAACTACACCATTGGGCGGCTGTTCGGGGAAAAGCTGTTCAGTAACCCGAATTCGAAAATCTTCCGCCGCAGCTACCTGGATAAAACCCACCAGTTTTATGAAAAACACGGCGGGAAAACCATCATTCTGGCGCGATTTGTGCCGATCGTGCGTACTTTTGCGCCGTTCGTCGCCGGCATGGGGCATATGTCCTATCGCCATTTTGCTGCCTACAACGTGATTGGTGCGCTGGTTTGGGTGCTGCTGTTCACCTATGCTGGTTACCTTTTCGGCGACTTGCCGATCGTGCAGGAAAACCTGAAACTGTTGATCGTGGCTATCATCATTGTTTCAATTCTGCCGGGCATCATTGAAATCTGGCGCCACAAGCGCGCGGCTGCCCGCCAGCAAAAACAGTAA